One Oncorhynchus kisutch isolate 150728-3 unplaced genomic scaffold, Okis_V2 scaffold853, whole genome shotgun sequence genomic window carries:
- the LOC116362596 gene encoding solute carrier organic anion transporter family member 1B3-like has product MPILLLSMDLKSGETASSGQALTILQNKDQNFTEVNCVSSFTITAVHRGPVVRLLHQSSVRDLHEECHHSERHFDLSSSLIGLIDGSFEMGNLLFLAVVSHFGAKLHRPRLIAMGCFLMAVGSFLTGLPHFFMRR; this is encoded by the exons ATGCCGATATTGCTGCTGTCCATGGACCTGAAAT CAGGGGAAACAGCAAGTTCAGGCCAAGCGCTCACCATTCTGCAGAATAAGGACCAGAACTTTACAGAGGTAAACTGTGTCAGTTCTTTTACTATTACAG CAGTTCATCGTGGCCCTGTCGTTCGCCTCCTTCACCAAAGCTCTGTCAGGGACCTACATGAAGAGTGCCATCACTCAGAGAGACACTTTGACCTGTCCAGCTCTCTCATCGGACTCATAGACGGCAGCTTTGAGATGG GTAACCTGCTGTTCCTGGctgtggtcagccattttggggcGAAGCTGCACCGGCCCAGGCTCATTGCTATGGGCTGTTTCCTCATGGCTGTAGGATCCTTCCTCACAGGCCTGCCGCACTTCTTCATGAGACGGTAA